A genomic stretch from Chitinophaga lutea includes:
- a CDS encoding SusC/RagA family TonB-linked outer membrane protein encodes MWKLLRGNGILLFLFLTGLTVIAQAAPASWTLKGKVTDTNGKPIPGASVGVKNTSAGTLTGETGAFTLTVPENATLVISSIGFQTREIVLTSNKDLVVVLEENVKGLDEVLVIGYGTQKKGDVTAAISSVNTKNLSKQPSGNIGTMLQGQAAGVIVSAGTGNPAANPVVLVRGLNSINNSNPLYVVDGIPLGYAYDINPNDIESVSILKDASAATIYGARAAGGVIIITTKKGKTGEPRITFNSYVSLHRLNNNIDLLGKAPMNKVVKEAYANDGETPPIYVQDDSKYANSDWLGAFTKQGVEQKYDVDVAGASEKISYRLSLGHWEHSGSIINSGSKRDNVRLNTEIKLLNNRLKISPILAYTRFNNKNFGDVNGDGNAGFSPIMNVYNTLPHKRIYDAASVNGFAKPETELGSGNPVGERMLNNGSTIDDHLQFNIAADLKLWKGFSYNFTLGRNIVNTFDYTQTDPYDFGAQALVENPSRSESRGRNEFTVFTHLLNYEKQLGDHNFKAMYGFSREKSVSQGTSGAGNHLSSPLIESLSGLIIDGTGDFIRAGGWNFSSTLQSYFGRASYNYDDKYFLQASLRRDGSSRFGSLNRYGNFYSFSAGWNLHKENFFNIPWISELKPRVSYGTVGNQNVSNFQYLAKIFLAGSDPYLNYPFGSSLSQQVYVGAIAATLANNNIKWEQTATLNAGVNFGFLKGAITGSFDYFSSKTSDMLAETPIPTSSGITALPLTNIADMENKGWELTATYRPAPRAFNWDVTVNVSHSRNKIIRLGYDEGVIADGYVDFNNRGTTLTKKGEALASFYLYKTAGIFRSQAEVDAHVGKTGDPLQPNAKPGDLRFVDTNGDGALDDNDKQLMGNGLPNLDYGLTFNASYKNFDLMVFFNGKQGQKMYNGAKMFLYRFYRSADLLNAWSPSNPNGSVYRLSNADENENLRVSDYFLEDASFLRLRNLQIGYTLPQQLSSRMHLDRLRIYAGAYNLLTFTKYTGFDPDLSNTGIFSRGIDRGYYPLSRSFVFGLNVGF; translated from the coding sequence ATGTGGAAACTATTACGGGGGAACGGAATATTATTATTCCTTTTTTTAACCGGGTTAACGGTCATCGCTCAGGCCGCTCCCGCCAGCTGGACCCTCAAAGGTAAAGTGACGGACACGAATGGCAAGCCCATCCCGGGCGCCAGCGTGGGGGTTAAAAACACATCTGCCGGAACGCTCACCGGAGAAACCGGCGCCTTTACCCTGACGGTCCCCGAAAATGCCACTCTGGTCATTTCCTCGATCGGGTTTCAGACCCGGGAAATTGTGCTCACCAGTAATAAAGACCTGGTGGTAGTGCTGGAAGAAAACGTAAAAGGCCTCGATGAGGTATTGGTGATCGGGTATGGCACCCAGAAGAAAGGCGACGTAACGGCTGCGATTTCTTCCGTGAACACCAAGAACCTGTCGAAGCAGCCCTCCGGCAACATCGGCACCATGCTCCAGGGGCAGGCGGCCGGCGTGATCGTGAGCGCCGGTACGGGCAACCCGGCCGCCAACCCGGTGGTGCTGGTGCGCGGGCTCAACAGTATCAATAACTCCAACCCGCTGTATGTGGTGGACGGGATACCCCTGGGCTATGCGTACGACATCAACCCGAACGACATCGAATCCGTGAGCATCCTCAAAGACGCCTCCGCCGCCACCATTTATGGTGCCCGTGCCGCGGGCGGGGTGATCATCATCACCACCAAAAAAGGAAAAACCGGCGAGCCGCGGATTACCTTCAACTCTTACGTATCCCTGCATCGCCTGAACAACAACATAGACCTGCTGGGGAAAGCGCCCATGAACAAGGTGGTGAAGGAAGCCTACGCCAACGACGGTGAAACGCCGCCCATCTATGTGCAGGACGACAGCAAATATGCGAACTCGGACTGGCTCGGGGCTTTCACCAAACAGGGCGTGGAGCAGAAATATGACGTGGATGTAGCCGGCGCGTCGGAAAAAATATCCTACCGCCTGTCGCTGGGCCACTGGGAACATTCCGGCTCCATCATCAATTCCGGTTCCAAAAGAGACAACGTGCGCCTGAACACGGAGATCAAACTGCTGAACAACCGTCTTAAAATAAGCCCCATTCTCGCTTACACCCGGTTCAACAATAAAAACTTCGGGGATGTGAATGGTGACGGGAACGCCGGTTTTTCCCCGATCATGAACGTGTACAACACCCTTCCCCACAAACGCATTTACGATGCGGCGTCGGTGAACGGGTTCGCCAAACCTGAAACAGAGCTCGGCTCCGGCAACCCGGTGGGTGAAAGAATGCTGAACAACGGCAGTACGATCGACGATCACCTGCAGTTCAACATCGCCGCCGATCTGAAACTGTGGAAAGGATTTTCGTACAACTTCACGTTGGGCCGCAACATTGTGAACACCTTCGATTATACGCAAACCGACCCGTACGACTTCGGCGCGCAGGCGCTGGTGGAAAACCCGAGCCGCTCCGAAAGCCGTGGAAGGAATGAGTTTACCGTGTTCACTCACCTGCTCAACTATGAAAAACAACTGGGCGACCACAATTTCAAAGCCATGTACGGTTTCTCCCGTGAGAAATCCGTGAGCCAGGGTACTTCCGGCGCAGGCAATCACCTCAGCAGTCCGCTGATCGAGTCGCTCTCTGGCCTGATCATCGACGGTACGGGCGACTTTATCCGCGCCGGCGGCTGGAACTTCTCCAGCACCCTGCAATCATACTTCGGCCGCGCGAGTTATAATTATGACGATAAGTACTTCCTGCAGGCGAGCCTTCGCCGCGACGGCTCTTCCCGGTTCGGGTCGCTGAACCGTTACGGTAATTTCTATTCTTTCTCCGCCGGCTGGAACCTCCACAAGGAAAACTTCTTCAACATTCCCTGGATTTCCGAGCTGAAGCCCCGCGTGAGCTACGGCACCGTGGGCAACCAGAACGTGAGCAACTTCCAGTACCTGGCCAAGATCTTCCTGGCAGGCTCCGACCCGTACCTGAACTATCCCTTCGGCAGCTCGCTGAGCCAGCAGGTATACGTGGGCGCAATTGCGGCCACCCTCGCCAACAACAACATCAAATGGGAGCAGACGGCCACGCTCAATGCCGGTGTGAATTTCGGTTTCCTGAAAGGCGCCATCACCGGCAGCTTCGACTATTTCAGCTCGAAAACGTCCGACATGCTGGCCGAAACGCCTATCCCCACTTCATCCGGCATCACGGCCCTGCCGCTGACCAATATCGCCGACATGGAGAATAAAGGATGGGAGCTGACCGCCACGTACCGCCCCGCTCCAAGGGCTTTCAACTGGGATGTGACCGTGAACGTATCGCACAGCCGCAACAAGATCATCCGCCTGGGTTACGACGAAGGCGTGATCGCCGACGGGTATGTGGACTTTAACAACCGCGGCACCACGCTCACCAAAAAAGGCGAAGCCCTCGCATCTTTCTATCTCTACAAAACCGCCGGTATTTTCCGTTCGCAGGCCGAGGTGGATGCGCATGTGGGCAAAACCGGTGATCCGCTGCAGCCCAATGCCAAACCCGGTGACCTCCGTTTTGTGGACACCAACGGCGACGGCGCGCTCGACGATAACGACAAACAACTGATGGGCAACGGCCTGCCTAATCTCGATTACGGCCTCACCTTCAACGCGAGCTATAAAAACTTCGACCTGATGGTGTTCTTCAACGGCAAACAGGGTCAGAAGATGTACAACGGCGCGAAGATGTTCCTGTACCGTTTTTATCGTTCCGCCGACCTGCTGAACGCCTGGAGCCCTTCCAACCCGAACGGCTCCGTGTACCGCCTGTCCAACGCCGACGAAAACGAGAACCTCCGCGTGTCCGATTATTTCCTGGAAGATGCGTCGTTCCTGCGTTTGCGTAACCTGCAGATCGGTTACACCCTCCCGCAACAGCTCAGCTCCAGGATGCACCTCGACCGTTTGCGGATTTATGCGGGCGCTTACAACCTGCTCACGTTTACGAAATACACCGGTTTTGATCCGGACCTGTCCAACACCGGCATTTTCAGCCGCGGGATAGACCGTGGATATTACCCGCTGAGCCGCTCTTTTGTGTTCGGCCTCAACGTTGGATTCTAA
- a CDS encoding tetratricopeptide repeat protein, with the protein MMRWLLLFAVCLYIGVPARAQLNMDSLGRVLTDKSLHAPERIRILNQLAAYYNKDSTNHALVLANEAYLLSLKEENTALQAASLLNLSEGYLYNDQYDQALNYGYTALDLCLAAKNDSAIARCVTNLGWIFYDTENTQFALQYHQQAHDIYRKAGNTRRLAVSMNALGLVYLLKDDFETARRYFDSTFAIARQHGMDNMMAAALSNRGICENEFGQYREAIADFDQSLAVYSRTEVLSHAEVLNQMAYSRIMLKEYPEAERLLRDARALIARSNSNTKKEKLLDNLTNSVLLYQELGEYKKAFEELQEYTKVRNQILSKSKSEAISALKLKREAQENETRIITLVAQKELRAFQRNALAVGVVLIIIIGLLFYSKLRQKQKKEQELEAVRRALIKQELDGALMEKAALNDKLEFRDNDLKNYALYISQRNEMIRHFIDELTSLDIHNEAKKENIARFNRMVHKFQHDLDINKDAQDFNLSVNEIHKDFFYNLLQQFPGLTENERRLCAQIRLNLSIKDIASLNNISVKSVEMARYRLRKVFNLEHKDSLSDFLKNF; encoded by the coding sequence ATGATGAGATGGCTACTCCTTTTTGCAGTGTGTTTGTACATCGGCGTGCCGGCCAGGGCGCAGCTGAATATGGATAGCCTGGGCCGGGTGCTCACAGATAAAAGCCTTCACGCGCCTGAAAGGATCAGGATCCTGAACCAGCTGGCGGCCTATTATAATAAGGACTCTACCAACCACGCCCTCGTGCTGGCCAACGAGGCCTACCTGCTGTCGCTGAAGGAAGAAAACACCGCCCTGCAGGCCGCGTCCCTGCTGAACCTCTCGGAAGGATACCTGTATAACGACCAGTACGACCAGGCGCTGAACTATGGCTATACCGCGCTGGACCTGTGCCTCGCCGCCAAAAACGACAGCGCCATCGCCCGTTGCGTGACCAACCTGGGCTGGATATTTTACGATACCGAGAACACCCAGTTTGCCCTCCAATACCATCAGCAGGCGCACGACATCTATCGGAAAGCCGGCAATACCCGCCGGCTGGCCGTGTCGATGAACGCGCTGGGGCTGGTGTACCTGCTGAAAGATGATTTCGAGACGGCCCGCCGGTACTTCGACAGTACCTTCGCCATCGCCCGGCAGCACGGCATGGACAACATGATGGCCGCCGCCCTCAGCAACCGCGGCATCTGCGAAAATGAATTCGGGCAGTACCGGGAAGCCATCGCGGATTTTGACCAGTCCCTCGCCGTTTACAGCCGCACGGAAGTATTGTCGCACGCCGAGGTGCTGAACCAGATGGCCTATTCCCGTATCATGCTCAAGGAATACCCCGAAGCGGAACGGCTCCTCCGTGACGCCAGGGCCCTCATCGCCCGGTCGAATTCCAATACGAAAAAAGAAAAACTGCTCGATAACCTGACCAACTCCGTTTTGCTGTACCAGGAACTGGGGGAATACAAAAAGGCCTTCGAAGAGCTGCAGGAATACACCAAAGTCCGGAACCAGATTCTTTCCAAAAGCAAAAGCGAAGCGATTTCGGCCCTCAAGCTCAAAAGGGAAGCCCAGGAAAACGAAACCCGGATCATCACCCTCGTGGCCCAGAAGGAGCTGCGCGCCTTCCAGCGGAACGCGCTGGCTGTGGGGGTAGTCCTTATTATTATAATAGGACTGCTCTTTTACAGCAAGCTGAGGCAAAAGCAGAAAAAAGAACAGGAGCTGGAGGCGGTGCGGCGCGCCCTGATCAAACAGGAACTTGACGGCGCCCTCATGGAAAAGGCGGCCCTGAACGACAAGCTGGAGTTCCGGGACAACGACCTCAAAAATTACGCGCTCTACATCTCCCAGCGCAACGAAATGATCCGGCACTTCATAGACGAACTGACCAGTCTCGATATCCACAACGAGGCCAAAAAGGAAAACATCGCCCGCTTTAACCGGATGGTTCATAAATTCCAGCACGACCTCGACATCAATAAAGACGCGCAGGATTTCAACCTTTCCGTAAACGAGATACATAAAGATTTTTTCTATAACCTCCTGCAACAATTCCCCGGCCTCACCGAAAATGAGCGCCGCCTTTGCGCGCAGATCCGCCTGAACTTATCTATTAAAGACATCGCATCCCTCAATAATATCTCCGTAAAGTCCGTGGAAATGGCGCGCTACCGTCTGCGGAAAGTATTCAACCTCGAACACAAAGACAGCCTGTCTGACTTCCTGAAAAATTTCTAA
- a CDS encoding TonB-dependent receptor plug domain-containing protein gives MLKHKLIFCSLLWSGPVLAQKAAPDTARPLREVIVTANKFEENRRHVAAKVEVLQPDDIARSLSNNTGGLLEQSGKVFVQRSQLGGGSPVLRGFEASRILLVVDGVRMNNAIYRTGHLQNVITIDDDIVDKVEILFGPASTIYGSDALGGIIHFQTRKPAFSETGRVYTKTNIAARYSSAYGEYTGHVDVMAGGKRLASLTSFSYSNFGDLRAGSNHRDAYGDFGKRPACITQVNGIDSVMRNADDRVQRFSAYKQYDLLQKLRWQPKAGHIHELNLQYSTSSDIPRYDRLTDRRNGQLRWAEWYYGPQDRLLASYTYNAQRQGRFFDRLMAGASYQQIEESRMQRAYRNDTREHRIENIGVAAFHVDLRKSSGRHELSTGVDGQFNFLQSTAFRMNVKSGAKGYGLGTRYPDGRNNMYYTGAYAQHLWKIVPGKLILNDGLRVNYVSLESSFRDTAILHLPFTEASQRNVTFSANAGLIYLPDDATKLTFNTSTGFRAPNIDDLAKVFESAGGTQLVVPNPSLRPEQTLNFDLGVSRHFGGWATVDATAFYSLFRNAIVLDRFTLNGESEILYDGKMTPVVANQNKASASIRGLQAGVELEPVEGLALNSTITYTHGRYKGKDGKQVPMDHIPPLFGKTGVQYRYRFMELEAYALYNGWKRLKDYNPYGEDNQQYAPAEGMPAWYTLNFSSVWKLGSRFRVQAAVENILDRHYRLFSSGISSAGRNVVLKVNVRI, from the coding sequence ATGTTGAAACACAAACTGATTTTTTGCTCCCTGTTGTGGAGCGGGCCGGTACTGGCGCAGAAAGCTGCGCCGGATACGGCCCGCCCCCTCCGGGAGGTGATCGTGACGGCCAATAAATTCGAAGAGAACCGCCGGCACGTGGCGGCCAAGGTGGAAGTGCTGCAGCCCGACGATATCGCGCGCTCGTTGTCGAACAACACCGGCGGGCTGCTGGAGCAGAGCGGGAAAGTATTCGTACAGCGCAGCCAGCTGGGCGGCGGCAGCCCTGTGCTGCGGGGATTCGAGGCCAGCCGCATTCTGCTGGTGGTAGACGGGGTGCGGATGAACAATGCGATTTACCGAACGGGCCATCTGCAAAACGTGATCACCATCGACGATGATATCGTAGACAAGGTGGAAATCCTCTTCGGTCCCGCTTCCACGATATACGGCTCCGACGCGCTCGGCGGCATTATCCATTTCCAGACCCGCAAGCCGGCGTTCTCGGAAACCGGGCGCGTCTATACGAAAACGAACATCGCCGCGCGTTACAGCAGCGCGTACGGGGAGTACACCGGGCATGTGGATGTGATGGCGGGAGGGAAGCGCCTCGCTTCGCTGACTTCTTTCAGCTACAGCAATTTCGGCGACCTCCGCGCGGGCAGCAACCACCGCGATGCGTATGGCGACTTCGGGAAGCGGCCTGCCTGCATTACGCAGGTAAACGGCATCGATTCCGTGATGCGGAATGCGGACGACCGCGTGCAGCGCTTCAGCGCCTACAAACAGTACGACCTGCTGCAGAAATTGCGCTGGCAGCCCAAGGCCGGTCATATTCATGAGCTCAACCTGCAATATTCCACCAGCAGCGACATCCCGCGGTACGATAGGTTGACCGACCGCCGCAATGGCCAGCTGCGCTGGGCGGAATGGTACTACGGCCCACAGGACCGGCTGCTGGCATCTTACACCTATAATGCCCAACGGCAGGGCCGTTTCTTCGACCGGCTGATGGCCGGGGCCAGTTACCAGCAGATCGAGGAAAGCCGTATGCAGCGCGCGTACCGGAACGACACGCGGGAGCATCGTATCGAGAATATCGGCGTAGCCGCCTTTCATGTCGACCTGCGCAAAAGCAGCGGCCGGCATGAGCTGAGCACCGGTGTGGACGGGCAGTTCAACTTTCTGCAATCCACCGCCTTCCGCATGAATGTAAAAAGCGGCGCGAAAGGGTACGGTCTCGGCACGCGGTATCCCGATGGCCGGAATAACATGTATTACACCGGTGCCTACGCGCAGCATTTGTGGAAGATCGTTCCCGGCAAACTGATTCTTAACGACGGCCTGCGGGTGAACTACGTGAGCCTTGAAAGCAGTTTCCGCGACACGGCGATTCTGCATCTTCCCTTCACCGAAGCCTCGCAGCGGAATGTAACGTTCAGCGCCAATGCCGGCCTGATCTATCTGCCCGATGATGCTACAAAACTGACGTTTAACACCAGCACCGGCTTCCGCGCCCCCAACATCGACGACCTCGCCAAGGTATTCGAATCCGCCGGCGGTACGCAGCTGGTGGTGCCCAATCCCTCGCTGCGCCCGGAGCAGACGCTGAACTTCGACCTCGGCGTGAGCCGGCATTTCGGCGGATGGGCTACCGTGGATGCGACGGCGTTTTACAGCCTGTTCCGCAACGCCATTGTGCTGGACCGTTTTACGCTCAACGGCGAGAGTGAAATTCTCTACGACGGGAAGATGACCCCGGTAGTCGCCAACCAGAACAAAGCCAGCGCCAGCATCCGTGGTTTGCAGGCCGGTGTGGAGCTGGAGCCTGTTGAAGGGCTGGCGCTGAACAGCACCATCACGTATACGCATGGCCGTTATAAAGGGAAAGACGGGAAACAGGTGCCGATGGACCACATCCCCCCGCTGTTCGGCAAAACCGGCGTGCAATACCGATACCGCTTCATGGAGCTGGAAGCGTACGCACTCTATAACGGCTGGAAACGTCTCAAAGACTACAACCCTTACGGGGAGGACAACCAGCAGTACGCCCCCGCGGAAGGTATGCCGGCCTGGTATACGCTGAACTTTTCTTCCGTATGGAAATTAGGTTCGCGCTTCCGGGTGCAGGCCGCCGTGGAAAATATCCTCGACAGGCATTACCGCCTGTTTTCGTCCGGCATCAGCAGCGCCGGGCGGAACGTGGTGCTGAAAGTGAATGTGCGGATATAG